TATCCCAAGGAATCCATGATAATACGGCCGTATCGGGATTATTATACAAAAAGTAATTGTGTGTCATCCTACCATAGGTATCCCAGTTTTGAATCACTGTATTTACTGCCAAATACTTCAAAAAGGTATCGGTATCAAAAATTTGCTCTAAACTTTCTCGCCATGCTGCTGGATCTGTGGTTCTAGTTTCTGAATGTAAAGCGGCAAACACACTTTCTATATCGGAATAATCGGCCTCATCTTCATTTGTCTTTTTAACAAATACACTTTCAGAAAAACTTCCTTCTGCAAACGATGCTCCATCGCCATCTGGCTTGTATAAATTACCATCATTATCTGAAAACTGCGTATCTATTACCGTATCATCTACCTCTTCTACTAAGGTATAAACTCCAAAATAAACAGGTCCGTCTCCATGATCTACATATACTGTATAAAAACCTGCATGAGAACTGGCTACGCCAAAATCTCTAAAAACATCTGTAGCCACTTTTTCGCGTAGCATAGAATTATCATTGTAATTATTTTTAAGACTTAATTTTTTAAATCCGTAAAAACGTTGGTTATCTATCTGCGGATATTCATCTTCAAATTCATCAAAATCTAATTTGAAAGATAGTTTTAAGTTCCCACTAGACCAGGTAGACTGTAAACTAGAATTTCCTTTAAAACGAACTCCTACTTTATACCATTCTTTATCCTCGTAAAACACTTCTGCCGGAACAAAAATTGGATCTTCGTCAGTTGTTACTAATCCACCACCACCGGGTCCTCCGCCAGAAGTGCTCGTCCCAAATTCCCCATACAAAGAAGTCATATCATCTAACATACTTTGCCAACGTTCTTCAGAAATTACAATATCAAGACGTTTAACCGCTTCATCTTCAAAAACTTCATCAATATCAGGGTCAGCAGATTTACTGTGTGTTGCATCCGTCCAATCTACCTTATCAAAATCTGTATCTGAATAGGTTTCTACATAAGCCTCATCACTCGTAGAATCATCCGTTTCTTCTACATCTACAGTGGTTGTATTGATATCATCTTCTGAACAAGAATTAAAAAATGAGAAGCAAAGGAGTAAAATAAATAAGGTGCTTAATTTTTTCATACTATTAGTTATTGTGTTAAACAGTAGAGTAATATCTTGCATTATTTACTGCTTTTTAGCAGCTTTCAGTGAATGATAGGAATTTATCTGTGAAATAGACTTTATACCAAGAATCATTTTAATAAATAAGTATCTCTAATGTTTAGAGAGCTACCGTACTAAAACAATAGCTATTTCTTTATTTAAAAATTAGCCATGTATTTTCTTATACTATTTTTGATGAAGAGCTGCATCATTTTTTTTGCTACAAAAATACAGTAGGGTTACTAGGCATTATCTATTCTAAAAGTTTATAAATTTATAAGCACTCTTAA
This genomic stretch from Cellulophaga algicola DSM 14237 harbors:
- a CDS encoding CotH kinase family protein; the encoded protein is MKKLSTLFILLLCFSFFNSCSEDDINTTTVDVEETDDSTSDEAYVETYSDTDFDKVDWTDATHSKSADPDIDEVFEDEAVKRLDIVISEERWQSMLDDMTSLYGEFGTSTSGGGPGGGGLVTTDEDPIFVPAEVFYEDKEWYKVGVRFKGNSSLQSTWSSGNLKLSFKLDFDEFEDEYPQIDNQRFYGFKKLSLKNNYNDNSMLREKVATDVFRDFGVASSHAGFYTVYVDHGDGPVYFGVYTLVEEVDDTVIDTQFSDNDGNLYKPDGDGASFAEGSFSESVFVKKTNEDEADYSDIESVFAALHSETRTTDPAAWRESLEQIFDTDTFLKYLAVNTVIQNWDTYGRMTHNYFLYNNPDTAVLSWIPWDNNEALQTGNMQGSLALDFSDLNATEWPLIGYLYQDEVYQAQYDGYVQDVVNTVFNASLMQPKYAAYATLIAPYATAEVSGYTFLNSSADFQAAISELNSHVTARVSAVSDYFE